The Magnolia sinica isolate HGM2019 chromosome 9, MsV1, whole genome shotgun sequence genome contains a region encoding:
- the LOC131255873 gene encoding L-type lectin-domain containing receptor kinase IV.1-like, producing the protein MFYKLLMWFLLMRLAASEGDDDFIYNGFRGANMSLERAAKITSNGLLVLTNSVLQTGLAFCPIPLQFKPSHGITQSFSTNFVFAFVPQYPNVSSFGAIFVIAPSKEFPEGQLGQYMGIFNPKSIGNSSNHIVAIELDTVLDPEFGDTNENHVGIDINGLNSIKSAPAAYFSNVSGGLKNLSLISGEPMDVWIEYNGVQNQLNVTISPIDVPKPDRPLLSLMVDLSSIVLDDMYIGFSGSTRTAPVSHYILGWSFKMNGRARALDHRHLPRLPRIGPKKKSELLKIGLPVIVPFFTLAVISAIGLIVRRKIKFAEVLEDWEREYGTHRFSYKDLFKATKGFTDKQLLGVGGFGRVYRGVLSASKIEVAVKRVSHKSRQGIREFISEIISLGRLRHRNLVQLLGYCRRKRELLLVYDFMPNGSLDRFLFDHPKSMLRWSHRFGIIKGVASALLYLHEEWEQVVLHRDIKASNVLLDSEMNGKLGDFGLARLYDHGADPRTTRIVGTFGYLAPELTWTGKATTSTDVFAFGALMLEVACGKRPIDPRSLADEEMLVEWVSKCWRRWTILAAADPKLGLDYEVEEMELVLKLGLLCSHPSSAERPSMRQVMQFLDRDAPLPDLSSDGLGAAILAVGHYMGSHDLRLSYPSSLEQGLAKTASVEESVLSGGR; encoded by the coding sequence ATGTTTTATAAGCTCCTAATGTGGTTTCTCCTCATGAGACTCGCTGCTTCTGAAGGAGATGACGATTTCATTTACAACGGATTCCGTGGCGCTAACATGAGTCTGGAACGTGCAGCAAAGATCACATCCAACGGCCTCCTGGTTCTCACCAATTCCGTACTTCAAACAGGCCTCGCCTTCTGCCCCATTCCCCTTCAGTTCAAACCTTCTCACGGTATAACTCAATCTTTCTCTACCAATTTCGTCTTTGCGTTCGTGCCCCAGTATCCAAACGTGAGTAGCTTTGGGGCCATCTTCGTGATCGCACCTTCAAAAGAGTTCCCAGAAGGTCAACTCGGCCAATACATGGGCATCTTCAATCCGAAGAGCATCGGCAATTCATCGAATCACATAGTTGCCATTGAGCTCGACACGGTCCTTGATCCAGAATTCGGTGATACCAATGAAAACCATGTCGGAATCGACATCAATGGCTTAAATTCCATCAAATCTGCTCCTGCAGCTTACTTTAGTAATGTGAGCGGCGGTTTGAAGAATCTAAGCCTTATAAGTGGAGAaccgatggatgtttggatagaaTACAATGGTGTCCAGAACCAACTCAATGTAACAATATCTCCTATCGACGTACCCAAACCTGATCGTCCACTTTTGTCATTGATGGTGGATCTTTCATCGATTGTGTTAGATGATATGTATATCGGTTTCTCTGGATCAACCAGGACGGCTCCAGTATCTCATTACATCTTGGGATGGAGCTTTAAGATGAACGGTCGCGCTCGGGCCCTTGATCACCGGCACCTTCCTAGGCTTCCGCGAATAGGACCCAAAAAGAAATCAGAGCTTTTAAAAATTGGGTTACCCGTAATTGTGCCATTTTTTACGTTAGCAGTCATCTCAGCCATCGGTCTCATCGTGAGAAGAAAGATTAAGTTCGCTGAAGTACTAGAGGACTGGGAACGCGAGTACGGGACCCATCGGTTCTCGTACAAGGATCTATTCAAGGCTACCAAGGGCTTCACAGACAAACAGCTCCTGGGGGTCGGAGGTTTTGGGAGGGTTTACCGAGGAGTTTTATCAGCCTCGAAGATCGAAGTGGCCGTGAAGAGAGTTTCTCATAAATCACGACAAGGGATACGTGAATTCATATCTGAGATTATAAGCCTGGGCCGTCTCCGTCACCGGAACTTGGTCCAACTTCTCGGCTATTGCCGGCGAAAGAGAGAGCTCCTACTAGTCTATGATTTCATGCCCAATGGAAGTCTGGACAGGTTCCTCTTCGACCATCCAAAATCAATGCTGAGATGGAGCCATCGGTTTGGGATAATCAAAGGAGTAGCTTCAGCGCTTCTCTACTTGCATGAGGAATGGGAGCAGGTGGTCCTTCACAGAGATATCAAAGCCAGCAATGTTTTATTAGATAGCGAGATGAACGGTAAATTAGGCGACTTCGGACTCGCCAGACTCTACGATCATGGGGCTGATCCACGGACGACCCGCATTGTGGGGACTTTTGGATATCTTGCACCGGAGCTGACCTGGACCGGGAAGGCCACCACAAGCACTGATGTGTTTGCATTCGGAGCTCTCATGCTCGAGGTTGCTTGCGGGAAGAGGCCTATCGATCCTCGATCATTGGCGGATGAGGAGATGTTGGTCGAATGGGTGTCAAAATGCTGGAGGAGATGGACGATTCTGGCGGCGGCAGATCCGAAACTAGGACTTGACTATGaggtggaggagatggagttGGTGCTGAAGCTTGGATTGTTGTGCTCGCATCCTTCGTCGGCTGAGAGGCCGAGCATGCGGCAAGTAATGCAGTTTTTGGACCGAGATGCACCTTTACCTGACCTCTCATCCGATGGTTTGGGTGCGGCGATCCTGGCGGTGGGCCATTATATGGGGTCCCATGATCTACGCTTGTCATATCCTTCTTCTTTGGAGCAGGGGTTGGCAAAAACAGCATCGGTTGAAGAATCGGTACTCTCCGGTGGCCGTTGA